A section of the Paenibacillus odorifer genome encodes:
- a CDS encoding FtsB family cell division protein, translated as MNRFTAEEKSNPSKNSAAGAKRRRFMWILFVAVFFGWAGYTYFNQSAVIADKGEQLAKKQKTSESVTSSLNQLKYEVSRLNDDEYIGQLARKWYNIYPQGETPIRTEQSEQ; from the coding sequence ATGAACAGATTCACTGCGGAAGAGAAAAGTAATCCTAGCAAAAATTCGGCCGCAGGCGCGAAGAGAAGAAGATTCATGTGGATTCTCTTTGTGGCAGTATTTTTTGGCTGGGCGGGTTATACTTACTTCAATCAAAGTGCAGTTATTGCGGACAAGGGCGAGCAACTCGCCAAGAAACAAAAGACTAGCGAGAGTGTCACGTCATCTTTGAATCAACTGAAATATGAAGTGTCCAGACTTAATGATGATGAGTATATTGGCCAATTAGCGCGTAAATGGTACAATATCTATCCTCAAGGGGAAACTCCTATTCGAACAGAGCAATCAGAGCAATAA